A window of Blastomonas sp. SL216 contains these coding sequences:
- a CDS encoding CoA-acylating methylmalonate-semialdehyde dehydrogenase encodes MRTVTHRLAPGVTAPASTRQSDIFDPNSGTVQAKVDLGSAAVLDAAVDAALAAQPAWAATNPQRRARVMFKFKELVEAHIDELAALLSSEHGKVHADAKGDIQRGLEVIEFCCGIPHAVKGEYTHGAGPGIDVYSMRLPIGIGAGITPFNFPAMIPMWMFGPAIATGNAFILKPSERDPSVPVRLAELMSEAGLPDGILQVVHGDKEMVDAILDHPAIAGVSFVGSSDVAHYLYQRGVAAGKRVQAMGGAKNHGIVMPDADLDQVVKDLAGAAFGSAGERCMALPVVVPVGDETADRLRAKLIPAIEQLRLGVSSDPDADYGPVVTAAHKAKVEGWIQTCIDEGGELVVDGRGFTLQGHENGFFVGPTLFDRVTTDMESYKEEIFGPVLQIVRAKDFEEAVALPSKHQYGNGVAIFTRNGHAAREFAARVNVGMVGINVPIPVPVAYHTFGGWKRSAFGDTNQHGMEGVKFWTKIKTVTARWPDGAVDGGNAFVIPTMG; translated from the coding sequence ATGCGCACCGTCACCCACCGCCTGGCCCCCGGCGTTACCGCCCCCGCCAGCACCCGCCAGTCCGACATTTTCGATCCCAATAGCGGCACGGTACAGGCGAAGGTCGATCTGGGCAGCGCTGCCGTGCTCGATGCTGCGGTCGATGCCGCGCTCGCCGCGCAGCCCGCCTGGGCCGCGACCAACCCGCAGCGCCGCGCCCGCGTGATGTTCAAGTTCAAGGAGCTGGTCGAGGCGCATATCGACGAGCTCGCCGCTCTGCTCTCGAGCGAGCATGGCAAGGTCCATGCCGATGCCAAGGGCGATATCCAGCGCGGGCTGGAAGTCATCGAATTCTGCTGCGGTATCCCGCATGCGGTGAAGGGCGAATATACCCACGGCGCAGGCCCGGGCATCGACGTCTATTCGATGCGCCTGCCGATCGGCATCGGCGCTGGCATCACGCCGTTCAACTTCCCCGCGATGATCCCGATGTGGATGTTCGGCCCCGCGATCGCGACGGGCAACGCCTTCATCCTCAAGCCGTCCGAGCGTGACCCCTCGGTGCCGGTGCGCCTGGCCGAGCTGATGAGCGAAGCGGGCCTGCCCGATGGCATCCTGCAGGTCGTGCATGGCGACAAGGAAATGGTCGACGCGATCCTCGATCACCCGGCGATCGCGGGCGTGTCGTTCGTCGGATCGTCCGATGTTGCGCATTACCTGTATCAGCGCGGTGTCGCGGCGGGCAAGCGCGTGCAGGCGATGGGCGGCGCGAAGAACCATGGCATCGTCATGCCCGATGCGGACCTCGACCAGGTGGTCAAGGACCTTGCGGGCGCGGCCTTTGGTTCGGCGGGCGAGCGCTGCATGGCGCTGCCCGTGGTCGTCCCCGTGGGCGACGAGACGGCAGATCGCCTGCGCGCCAAGCTGATTCCCGCAATCGAGCAGCTGCGCCTCGGCGTCTCGTCCGATCCCGATGCCGATTACGGCCCGGTGGTCACCGCCGCGCACAAGGCGAAGGTCGAAGGCTGGATCCAGACCTGTATCGACGAGGGCGGCGAGCTGGTCGTCGACGGCCGCGGCTTCACGCTGCAGGGGCATGAAAACGGATTTTTCGTCGGCCCCACGCTGTTCGACCGCGTGACCACCGACATGGAAAGCTACAAGGAAGAGATTTTCGGCCCCGTGCTGCAGATCGTCCGCGCGAAGGATTTCGAGGAAGCCGTCGCGCTGCCCAGCAAGCACCAATATGGCAATGGCGTTGCGATCTTCACCCGCAACGGCCATGCCGCGCGCGAGTTCGCCGCGCGCGTCAATGTCGGCATGGTCGGAATCAACGTGCCGATCCCGGTGCCGGTGGCGTACCACACCTTTGGCGGCTGGAAGCGCAGCGCCTTTGGTGACACCAACCAGCACGGCATGGAAGGCGTCAAGTTCTGGACCAAGATCAAGACCGTGACCGCGCGCTGGCCTGATGGCGCGGTGGATGGCGGCAACGCCTTTGTCATCCCGACCATGGGTTGA
- a CDS encoding alpha/beta hydrolase: MKAGLKRNLHSHGLMLGLVLLGGLTACGGGGASPTAPVQLPPSTGTPAPSPAPTPAPTPAPSPTPSPPPTGAVLSADIRYGDGPTTSGSIPLFLDSYRPNQSCTNPRPTVLYVHGGGFVGGSRKGQQVVAMADELAPLGINLISIQYRLQGDNPVISSEFAAFERDYRALDPSQQSPRVTAFVAAVEDSVRALRWMQANAASFCIDPTRIAYWGSSAGAYTVLHTAYSLNPYGIARPEPRVVVDYWGGLFRDTDLQNGEAPLFVMHGTADTTVSFSEATELTDRARQVGVPFTFYTLAGAGHDFNGSGFFVRTVDGQSLAKRTADFMAAHLLPGGRPVYESRVVQ; the protein is encoded by the coding sequence ATGAAAGCGGGTCTCAAGCGCAATTTGCACAGTCACGGGTTGATGCTCGGCCTGGTATTGCTGGGCGGTTTGACGGCATGTGGCGGTGGCGGGGCGTCCCCGACCGCACCGGTGCAATTGCCGCCATCGACCGGCACCCCGGCCCCGTCGCCCGCGCCAACCCCGGCACCCACGCCCGCGCCCAGCCCGACGCCATCGCCTCCGCCCACCGGTGCGGTGCTCAGCGCCGATATCCGCTATGGCGATGGTCCGACCACCAGCGGCTCTATCCCCCTGTTCCTCGACAGCTACCGGCCCAACCAGAGCTGCACCAATCCGCGCCCCACGGTGCTCTACGTCCATGGCGGCGGCTTTGTCGGGGGCAGCCGCAAGGGGCAGCAGGTCGTGGCGATGGCCGATGAGCTGGCTCCGCTCGGCATCAACCTGATCTCGATTCAATATCGCCTGCAGGGCGACAATCCGGTCATCTCGAGCGAGTTTGCAGCGTTCGAACGCGATTATCGCGCACTCGATCCCAGCCAGCAGTCGCCCAGGGTGACGGCCTTTGTCGCGGCGGTCGAAGATTCGGTGCGCGCGCTGCGCTGGATGCAGGCCAATGCTGCGAGCTTCTGCATCGATCCCACCCGCATCGCCTATTGGGGCTCGTCCGCCGGCGCCTATACCGTGCTGCACACGGCCTATTCGCTGAATCCCTATGGCATTGCCCGGCCCGAGCCGCGCGTGGTGGTCGATTACTGGGGGGGGCTGTTCCGCGACACCGACCTGCAGAATGGCGAGGCCCCGCTATTCGTGATGCATGGGACCGCGGACACCACCGTATCCTTCAGCGAAGCCACCGAACTGACCGACCGCGCCCGCCAGGTCGGTGTGCCCTTCACTTTCTATACGCTGGCTGGCGCGGGGCATGACTTCAACGGCAGCGGCTTTTTCGTCCGTACCGTCGATGGCCAGTCGCTTGCGAAACGCACCGCCGATTTCATGGCCGCGCATCTGCTGCCGGGCGGAAGGCCGGTCTATGAAAGCCGAGTGGTGCAATAG
- a CDS encoding VOC family protein, with protein MQLAYSAYLVRDYDEAIAWFTAALDWRVFEDSDLGGGKRWVRVGGAHGGQLLLARATSEEQLAAVGRAAGGRVAYFVHTSDFDADHARMVAAGVAFAEAPRHEVYGKVAVFADLYGNRWDLIEARADALEDSGET; from the coding sequence GTGCAGCTTGCCTATAGCGCCTATCTGGTCCGCGATTATGACGAGGCCATCGCCTGGTTCACTGCGGCGCTGGATTGGCGCGTGTTCGAGGACAGCGATCTGGGCGGCGGCAAGCGCTGGGTCCGGGTCGGTGGTGCGCATGGCGGGCAGCTGCTGCTTGCTCGAGCCACATCCGAGGAGCAACTGGCTGCAGTCGGCAGGGCGGCAGGCGGGCGCGTGGCCTATTTCGTCCACACATCCGACTTTGACGCTGATCATGCGCGCATGGTCGCGGCGGGCGTCGCCTTTGCCGAAGCGCCGCGCCACGAGGTCTATGGCAAGGTCGCGGTGTTTGCCGATCTTTACGGCAACCGATGGGATTTGATCGAAGCGCGCGCAGACGCGCTTGAAGATAGCGGAGAGACTTGA
- the mmsB gene encoding 3-hydroxyisobutyrate dehydrogenase, whose protein sequence is MATIGFIGLGNMGGGMAANLAKAGHRVIAFDLSGEALARAGAAGCHPVSDAVQAVSEADVVVTMLPAGKHVAAVYKDTVFGAARAGTLLIDCSTIDVDTARDVASAAKARGLEAVDAPVSGGIAAANGGTLTFMVGGSADGFARAEPILADMGKAVIHAGDNGAGQAAKICNNMLLGATMAATCETFALAKKLGLDLQTFYDISSKASGQSWSMTSYCPVPGVGPASPADNGYAGGFAAALMLKDMRLALEAAKASGARVPMGERAEAIYAAFVEADAQGLDFSAIITALE, encoded by the coding sequence ATGGCGACCATCGGATTTATCGGCCTGGGCAATATGGGCGGTGGCATGGCGGCGAACCTCGCCAAGGCCGGGCACAGGGTCATCGCGTTCGACCTGTCGGGCGAGGCGCTGGCGCGCGCCGGGGCCGCCGGGTGCCATCCGGTGTCCGACGCGGTGCAGGCGGTGAGCGAGGCGGATGTCGTCGTCACCATGCTGCCCGCGGGCAAGCATGTCGCGGCCGTGTACAAAGACACCGTGTTCGGCGCGGCTAGGGCGGGCACGCTGCTGATCGATTGTTCGACTATCGATGTCGATACCGCGCGCGATGTCGCGAGCGCTGCCAAGGCGCGCGGGCTGGAGGCGGTCGATGCCCCGGTCTCGGGCGGAATCGCGGCGGCCAATGGCGGCACGCTCACCTTCATGGTTGGCGGCAGCGCGGACGGTTTTGCCCGCGCCGAACCGATCCTCGCCGATATGGGCAAGGCGGTGATCCATGCCGGCGACAATGGCGCAGGCCAGGCGGCGAAGATCTGCAACAACATGCTGCTGGGCGCGACCATGGCCGCGACTTGCGAGACCTTTGCGCTGGCGAAGAAACTGGGGCTCGACCTCCAGACCTTCTACGATATCTCGTCCAAGGCCTCAGGGCAAAGCTGGTCGATGACGAGCTATTGCCCCGTCCCCGGCGTCGGCCCCGCCAGCCCCGCCGACAACGGCTATGCCGGAGGCTTCGCCGCCGCGCTGATGCTCAAGGACATGCGCCTCGCGCTCGAAGCCGCCAAGGCGAGCGGTGCGCGCGTGCCGATGGGCGAGCGGGCCGAAGCGATCTATGCGGCGTTCGTCGAGGCGGACGCGCAGGGGCTGGACTTCAGCGCGATCATCACCGCGCTCGAATAA
- a CDS encoding LysR family transcriptional regulator, protein MNWDDLRIFLMLARAGSVAEAARRLEIDPTTVARRLQRLSGDLQSTLFEASGKGIALTEHGRKLLHYAEGAEQSLVDARTELTGEQTVFAGTIRVSVAEGFAAWVISRNLADFHRQHPAIRIELVATNGFLNPSKREADLAIMLSRPTAGPLKVRKLVDYQLGVYAGRDYLANAGPIASVEDLRRHPLIGYIPDFIYADELRYLDEIGPGLEPVLTSSSINVQHSLIASGAGVGILPCFIGEQNARLERVLAGSVAIHRSFWLVVHRDMRKLARVDAFIRWLDALAERIAPVMGEDG, encoded by the coding sequence ATGAACTGGGACGATCTGCGCATCTTCCTGATGCTGGCGCGCGCCGGATCGGTGGCAGAGGCCGCGCGGCGGCTGGAGATCGACCCGACCACGGTCGCACGCAGGCTGCAACGGCTGTCGGGCGATCTGCAATCGACGCTGTTCGAAGCGAGCGGCAAGGGCATTGCGCTCACCGAACATGGCCGCAAGCTGCTGCATTATGCGGAGGGCGCGGAACAATCGCTGGTCGATGCGCGCACCGAGCTGACCGGCGAGCAGACGGTGTTTGCGGGCACCATAAGGGTGAGCGTTGCCGAGGGCTTTGCCGCCTGGGTGATCAGCCGCAACCTGGCCGATTTCCACCGCCAGCACCCCGCGATCCGCATCGAGCTGGTCGCAACCAACGGCTTCCTCAACCCCTCCAAGCGCGAGGCGGACCTGGCAATCATGCTCTCGCGCCCGACCGCGGGGCCACTCAAGGTCCGCAAGCTGGTCGACTATCAGCTCGGCGTCTATGCAGGCCGCGACTATCTCGCCAATGCCGGGCCGATTGCGTCGGTCGAGGACCTGCGCCGTCACCCGCTGATCGGCTATATCCCCGATTTCATCTATGCCGACGAGCTGCGCTATCTCGACGAGATCGGCCCCGGCCTGGAACCGGTGCTGACCAGCTCGAGCATCAACGTCCAGCACAGCCTGATCGCCTCGGGCGCGGGCGTGGGGATTCTCCCGTGCTTCATCGGCGAACAGAATGCGCGGCTGGAGCGGGTGCTGGCGGGAAGCGTCGCGATCCATCGCAGCTTCTGGCTGGTCGTGCATCGCGACATGCGCAAGCTCGCGCGGGTCGATGCGTTCATCCGCTGGCTCGACGCGCTGGCGGAGCGGATCGCGCCGGTGATGGGGGAGGATGGATGA